A region from the Candidatus Neomarinimicrobiota bacterium genome encodes:
- a CDS encoding MerR family DNA-binding transcriptional regulator: protein MNTTFSIGKLAKRAQVNIDTIRFYERKGLLPEPERRASGYRVYKAVTV from the coding sequence ATGAATACTACTTTTTCAATAGGAAAATTGGCTAAGCGAGCGCAGGTGAATATTGATACCATCCGCTTTTACGAGCGCAAGGGACTACTGCCTGAGCCTGAGCGTCGGGCATCGGGATACCGTGTTTACAAGGCCGTTACGGTC